One window of the Saccopteryx bilineata isolate mSacBil1 chromosome 2, mSacBil1_pri_phased_curated, whole genome shotgun sequence genome contains the following:
- the CASQ1 gene encoding calsequestrin-1 has translation MRSADRTGARAMLGLRLSLLLLLVLGSPESGVQGEDGLDFPEYDGVDRVVNVNAKNYKNVFKKYEVLALLYHEPPEDDKASQRQFEMEELILELAAQVLEDKGVGFGMVDSEKDAAVAKKLGLTEEDSIYVFKGDEVIEYDGELSADTLVEFLLDVLEDPVELIEGERELQAFENIEDEIKLIGYFKSKDSEHYRVYEDAAEEFHPYIPFFATFDSKVAKKLTLKMNEIDFYEAFMEEPVTIPDKPNSKEEIVNFVEEHKRSTLRKLKPESMYETWEDDLDGIHIVAFAEEADPDGYEFLETLKAVAQDNTENPDLSIIWIDPDDFPLLVPYWEKTFDIDLSAPQIGVVNVTDADSIWMEMDDEEDLPSAEELEDWLEDVLEGEINTEDDDDDDDDDDDDDD, from the exons ATGCGCTCTGCAGACAGGACGGGGGCCAGAGCTATGCTGGGCCTGCGGCTGTCACTGCTGTTACTGCTGGTGCTAGGATCACCTGAGTCAGGGGTGCAGGGGGAGGATGGGCTGGACTTCCCCGAGTATGATGGCGTGGACCGAGTGGTCAATGTCAACGCAAAGAACTACAAGAACGTGTTCAAGAAGTATGAGGTGCTGGCACTGCTCTACCATGAGCCCCCGGAGGACGACAAGGCCTCACAAAGACAATTTGAGATGGAGGAGCTGATCCTGGAG TTAGCAGCCCAAGTCCTAGAAGACAAGGGTGTTGGCTTCGGGATGGTGGACTCTGAGAAGGATGCAGCTGTAGCCAAGAAACTAG GACTAACTGAAGAGGACAGCATCTATGTGTTCAAGGGAGATGAAGTCATTGAATATGATGGCGAGCTTTCTGCTGACACCCTAGTGGAGTTCCTGCTTGAT GTCCTAGAGGACCCTGTGGAATTGATTGAGGGTGAACGAGAGCTGCAGGCATTTGAGAACATCGAGGATGAGATCAAACTCATTGGCTACTTCAAGAGCAAAGACTCAGAGC ACTACAGGGTCTACGAGGACGCGGCGGAGGAGTTCCACCCGTACATCCCCTTCTTCGCCACCTTCGACAGCAAG gTGGCAAAGAAGCTGACCCTGAAGATGAATGAGATTGATTTCTATGAAGCCTTCATGGAAGAGCCTGTGACCATCCCGGACAAGCCCAACAGCAAAGAAGAGATTGTCAACTTTGTGGAAGAGCATAAGAG ATCGAccctgaggaaactgaagcctgaGAGTATGTATGAGACATGG GAGGACGATCTGGATGGAATCCATATTGTGGCCTTTGCTGAGGAAGCTGATCCTG ATGGCTATGAGTTCTTAGAGACTCTCAAGGCTGTGGCCCAAGATAACACTGAAAACCCTGATCTTAGCATCATCTGGATTGATCCTGATGACTTCCCCCTG CTGGTTCCTTACTGGGAGAAGACATTTGATATCGACTTGTCGGCCCCACAAATAGGAGTCGTCAACGTTACTGAT GCTGACAGCATATGGATGGAGATGGATGATGAGGAAGACCTGCCCTCTGCTGAGGAGCTGGAGGACTGGCTGGAGGATGTGCTGGAGGGTGAGATCAACACAGAGGATGATGACGATGACGACGATGACGACGACGATGATGATGATTAG